The region GGAAGTGTAACAAGAGTTGATAGACAAGAAAATACTTTTGTTGAGATTGGTGAAGTAAAAGGTATGCTTCCAAGAAAAAGTAGAATTAAAGGTGAATCTTTTAAAGTTGGAGATACAGTAAAAGCAGTTGTTAGAGGTGTAAATATTGATAAAACTAACGGTTTAGTTGTTGAGATTTCAAGAACTAGTCCTAAATTTTTAGAATCACTTTTAAAATCTGAAGTACCTGAATTAAAAGATGAAATCATTGCCATAGAAGCTAGTGCTAGAATTCCTGGAAGTAGAGCTAAAATTGCATTATCAACAACTGATGCAACAGTTGATCCTATCGGTTCAATTGTAGGTGTAAAAGGTGTTAGAATTGGTGCTGTTTCAAGACAATTAAGCGGTGAAAATATTGATTGTGTTGAATACTCAAATGTACCAGAGATGTTCATAGCAAGAGCTTTAAGCCCAGCAATTATCTCTAGTGTAAAAATTGAAAAACATGCAGAAGGTAATGAAAAAGGTAAAGCTATTGTTACAATTCCTGGTGATCAAAAATCAAAAGCAATAGGGAAATCTGGACTTAATATTAGACTAGCTTCAATGCTTACAAAATATGAAATTGAGTTAAAAGAGATTGGTGGAGCTTCTGTTGGAGGAAGTTCAGAATCTAAAGAGCAAGAAAAAACAACAGATACAGCAAGTTTAGAGGCACTATTTAAATAATGGCAAAATTAACAATATTTGATTCGGTAAAAAAAGAAAAAGTTCTTTTTGAACCTATAAAAAACAATGATGTAAAAGTATATGTTTGTGGACCAACTGTTTATGATGATTCCCATTTAGGTCATGCAAGAAGCGCTATAGCTTTCGATCTTTTACATAGAGTTTTGAAAGCTAATGGTTATAATGTAACTATGACAAAAAACTTTACAGATATAGATGATAAAATCATCAAAAAAATGAATGAATCAAATAGAAGTTTAGAAGATATTACAAGTGAATATATACTTAAATATAAAAGTGATATGGAGGCTTTAAATATCTTACCAAATAGCTTTGAACCAAAAGCAACTGAAAATCTTCAAGTTATGATTGATATGATTGAAGATTTAATGAAAAAAGATATTGCTTATAAAATCTCAGATGGTGTTTATTTTGA is a window of Halarcobacter sp. DNA encoding:
- the nusA gene encoding transcription termination factor NusA codes for the protein MDKIIDILDSIAYEKGLKIEDVENALKEALIKTAEKMVDSTLRFDAEIDRPNKKLELFQKIEVVPNDDERLTEDGLDQYENIISKENYISIDEAKKIDESLEIGDFVNYDLEFENMGRNAATILHNNFEYRVQRFLEESLLSKYKNKVGKTISGSVTRVDRQENTFVEIGEVKGMLPRKSRIKGESFKVGDTVKAVVRGVNIDKTNGLVVEISRTSPKFLESLLKSEVPELKDEIIAIEASARIPGSRAKIALSTTDATVDPIGSIVGVKGVRIGAVSRQLSGENIDCVEYSNVPEMFIARALSPAIISSVKIEKHAEGNEKGKAIVTIPGDQKSKAIGKSGLNIRLASMLTKYEIELKEIGGASVGGSSESKEQEKTTDTASLEALFK